A genome region from Microplitis mediator isolate UGA2020A chromosome 4, iyMicMedi2.1, whole genome shotgun sequence includes the following:
- the LOC130667171 gene encoding uncharacterized protein LOC130667171: MSRYIPLQAGASTFVRLPRDITLKRAVLNIKNHDEYCFLWCVVAATHEAHTGHPERAASYPHYSSVLQYEGIDFPITPKDIPKFETCLNHFKTEISFNSHNDDCFKLNKVRMKFPTNENKILKFKNYRNKDSVPFVVYADLECTLEPQGDDEIQKHVPHSIAFYRHCNYYNNLSKFEINRSSDCVKWFVNKLENFAIEVEQYLKNPIPMKPLDKQQQKSHDRSTVCHICEKTIVSDKDKCYDHCHFTGNYRGPAHISCNLNYPKSHVIPVVFHNLSGYDSHFLIKSLATAFEGNVTLLPINKERYISFSKSIDNISVSLRFIDSFRFMASSLEKLASYLDDDNKKITKLHYPDPEKFQLVTRKGVFPYEYITNIDKLNDKQLPDQNSFFSKLSNNDPLHYYTAPGLAFDAMLKYTNVELELLTDPEMVLFIEKGIRGRVSQCTNRHAKANNRYMGNEFDVNKPESYLMYFDVNNLYGAAMSMPLPKGSFEWVDENDLNDVDNFVNTNDTVGYILEVDLHYPQELHELHKDLPLCPEHFLPPDLGMKLKKIHRILKFEQSPWLKTYIDKNTDCRKAAQNEFEKNFFKLMNNAVFGKTMENVRKHKYVQLVTRWSGRYGASDLIYLSKIFIYDFHYNYVKQNLKNQQSKLMYTDTDSLIYHFTVPDIYEIMKRDISKFYTSDYPPQNSYNMPLANKKIPGLMKDENNGKIMTHFNGLRAKLYAYKILNDDETKKRATGIRGPTLRTITFDVFDRCLRDYINLTKKQYLIKSSKHDVTTVAQYKIALSWTDDKRQLLDNSTDTLPWGFKSNDDDKNDDDNDENI; the protein is encoded by the exons ATGTCCAGATATATACCTCTACAAGCTGGAGCATCTACATTCGTCAGACTGCCAAGAGACATCACACTCAAACGCGCAGTCTTGAACATTAAGAACCACGACGAGTACTGCTTTCTCTGGTGTGTTGTGGCGGCAACCCACGAAGCTCACACTGGACATCCGGAGAGGGCAGCATCGTACCCTCATTACAGCAGCGTACTTCAGTATGAAGGTATTGATTTTCCTATTACCCCCAAAGATATACCGAAATTCGAaac ATGCTTAAATCACTTCAAAACAGAAATATCTTTCAATAGTCACAATGATGactgtttcaaattaaataaagtccGTATGAAATTTCCTACtaatgaaaacaaaatattaaaatttaaaaattatcgtaataaAGACTCGGTACCGTTTGTTGTCTACGCAGACTTAGAGTGTACACTAGAGCCTCAGGGGGATgatgaaattcaaaaacatgTTCCACACAGCATTGCATTTTATCGTCACtgtaattattacaataatttgtcaaaatttgaaattaatcgaTCATCTGATTGCGTAAAGTGGTTTGTAaataaacttgaaaattttgctattgaaGTTGAGCAGTACTTAAAAAATCCTATACCTATGAAACCACTTGACAAACAGCAACAAAAGAGTCATGATCGGTCAACTGTTTGTCATATTTGCGAAAAAACAATAGTCTCCGATAAGGATAAATGCTATGATCATTGCCATTTTACGGGTAACTATCGCGGACCTGCACACATCTcatgcaatttaaattatccgAAATCCCATGTAATACCAGTAGTATTTCACAATTTATCTGGGTATGATTCgcatttcttaattaaatcattagcAACAGCTTTTGAAGGTAACGTTACATTATTGCCAATTAATAAAGAACGATATATATCATTTTCAAAGTCAATTGATAATATATCCGTATCTTTACGCTTTATCGATTCATTTAGATTCATGGCATCAAGTTTAGAAAAATTGGCATCTTATCTTGatgatgacaataaaaaaattacaaaactcCATTACCCAGATccggaaaaatttcaattagtTACTCGCAAGGGTGTATTCCCATATGAATATATTACAAACATTGATAAGCTTAATGACAAACAGTTACCCGatcaaaactcatttttttcaaaattatctaatAATG ATCCGCTGCACTACTATACAGCACCCGGATTAGCTTTCGATGCAATGCTGAAATACACCAATGTGGAACTTGAACTGTTGACTGACCCCGAAATGGTACTTTTCATTGAGAAAGGTATACGAGGTAGAGTGTCTCAGTGTACTAATAGGCATGCGAAGGCCAACAATCGGTACATGGGTAATGAATTTGATGTAAATAAACCCGAGTCATATTTGATGTACTTCGACGtgaataatttgtatggtgCGGCAATGAGTATGCCACTACCCAAAGGCTCATTTGAGTGGGTAGatgaaaatgatttaaatgatGTAGATAACTTTGTAAATACCAATGATACTGTAGGATATATTTTAGAAGTAGACTTGCACTATCCTCAGGAGCTACATGAGCTACACAAAGATTTACCATTGTGCCCTGAGCACTTTTTACCCCCAG ATTTAggtatgaaattaaaaaaaattcatcgtaTACTCAAATTTGAGCAATCCCCATGGCTAAAGACATACATCGACAAGAATACAGACTGTAGGAAGGCTGCCCAAAATGAGTTTGAGAAGAATTTCTTCAAACTCATGAATAACGCAGTCTTCGGTAAGACTATGGAGAATGTTAGAAAACACAAATATGTTCAATTGGTTACTAGATGGTCTGGTCGATATGGTGCATCAGACCTCATTT atttatcaaaaatatttatttacgattTCCACTATAACTATGTCAAACAGAACTTGAAAAATCAACAATCTAAGTTGATGTATACGGACACTGACAGTTTAATTTACCACTTTACCGTACCAGACATCTACGAAATCATGAAACgtgatatttcaaaattctatACCTCGGACTACCCCCCTCAAAACTCGTACAATATGCCGCTAGCAAACAAAAAGATCCCAGGTCTGATGAAAGATGAGAATAATGGGAAAATTATGACTCATTTCAACGGACTTCGGGCCAAGCTATacgcttataaaattttaaacgacgATGAAACCAAAAAACGAGCAACGGGAATCCGAGGTCCTACGTTGCGAACTATCACGTTTGATGTTTTCGATAGATGTCTTCGCGATTATATTAACTTGACGAAAAAACAGTACTTAATTAAAAGTTCTAAACATGACGTGACGACAGTAGCACAGTACAAAATTGCCTTAAGCTGGACAGATGACAAACGACAACTTTTGGATAACTCGACTGACACTTTACCATGGGGATTTAAATCAAATGATGACGAtaaaaatgatgatgataacGATGAAAAT atataA